The sequence below is a genomic window from Pongo abelii isolate AG06213 chromosome 15, NHGRI_mPonAbe1-v2.0_pri, whole genome shotgun sequence.
TGGAAGCTGGTGCTCTTGGGAGCTGATGAAGAGGAGCCACAGCTCAGGGTGGACTTGGATACAGCCGACTTTGGCTACGCTGTGGGTGAGGTAGAGGCCCTGGTGCATGAGGAGGCTGAAGTACCAACTGCCGTAGAGAAGATCCACAGGCTCAGCAGCATGCTTGGTGAGGGAGACAGGCCCTTTTGTGCTTTTCCTGCTCCCCACTTTTCTCTTTTGGAGGCACCCATTGGACCATGTAGTGGGGGAGGGcctctggatttaaaaaaatttttgttaatagagacgaggttttgccgtgttgcccaggctggtctggaactcctggactcaagcaatttgcctgcctcagccttccaaagtgctgggattacaggtgtgagcctctgtgcctggcctggattaTTTTTGTAATGGGAATTGTTTTAGCAATTTTATAAGTTTGCTTACAGTTGTGTgaaatctcattttctctttaacaGTAGCTAATTTGGATTTAGTCCTTCCATGTGTCTAATTCCAGCCAACCTGCCTCATTTAGTTCTCATACCTATAGCCAGATCTCCTTCAGTTTCATTTCTCAGTTCCCTGCTTTGACTTTTCCTTcccccaatctttttttttttcttcttcttcagtcACCACTCCTCCACAAGGAGTGAAAAGTAAGCCTGTTTACAAAAGCTGCCCTCTGGGAGGCTCAGACCCAGGATCTTCAGATCATGAGACTGATGCGCTGCCCACTACACCGAGAGTCCAACCAATCTTGTCCTTTCGTTTTACAATTACCTAGATCCTTTTAATTTGTCCTTTTGGCTTTTTGTAAAGGACAATAACATTATAGTTATGTGAGACAGTGGGGCATGATTTGGCAGATTTGTTCCCAAGCATAATTCCCTTATAGACAGTTCATCCACACTAGTGTGGAATTGTGCATCCCATGGGGCCTTACAGCCCTGCAGTGCTGTTTGGGCCCCTCAGCAAACATACACTGAGTTCCTTGCTATGTGCCCAGCATGCTGCCAGGCACTAACAACAGACACTGGCAACAGGCAGTTCCATTCTCACCTCACCACGTAGAGGTGAGAATTCTATGTCAATCCCACCCTATGGCTATAGcttccctcctcttctttctatAGCTCTTGGTTTCTATGTGTACATCTCTGCATGTGCTTCATTACTAAGCTAATGAGCTTTGGCCTGGTCTAGGGCTTTAATCTTGATTGCAGGACAGGGTAATAACTGAAATGAGCTGATGCTGAGGCATCCTTCATCTTCTTGGCGCCTGGGTGCCTCTTCGCCATTTCTCCTTGCTGGAGGAGAGGCTCAGGTGTGGCTTCTAGTCCCACTCTTGCCTGAAGTTGCTCTTTTAGGTCCCACTTccacaggcaggcagggagtGGACTAGTGTGTTACAGAAGCTGGGTGGGTGACATTCAGAACCCCAGTGTGGCTTTGGAAACATCCATGGAGTCCTGGCTAGGTGGGCAGGGAGCAGAGTCCAAGTGCTTGTGGCTCTGTCCATTTCTCTCCTCATTGTCCTTTTACCTGTAGGTGTACCTGCACAGGAGACAGCACCGGCCAAGCTGATCGTGTATCTACAGCGTTTCCGGCCTCAAGACTATCAGCGCCTGTTAGAAGTGAACAGCTCCAGAGAGAGGCCACAAGAGACTGAAGATCCTGACAACTGCCTGGGCTAGGGGTGTCACTTCCTAGAAGGGGAAGGGAACTCTGGGTCTAATGGAGTCCACTCCTGGGCCCACTGTGCCTCTCCCCTCAGTGTCCCTTATGACAGTGACTCCTCTGTCTCCAGCTCTGCCtgtttcttctccctcctctaaGCTACTGTTCCTTGAGCCCTCCCTGGCTGCTTCCTCTCCCTCATCCGTCAGATGCAATCTGTGGGCCGCCCCTCTCCCCTGGCCGCTAAGCAGCCTCCATTGATTTCCGCTCGTGTTTACAGGATTTCCACTTAGCTGTGATCAGTAGTTAAGCACAGGAAAATCCCTTGCCACCCCCCTCCCTTGGTCGATGCCATTGATTCTGCCAGCGGCTCCTAAACTGCCTTACAGCTGAGTTAGAAGATGAGGGGAGGCAGCAGGGATTTCCCTGCCTTGGGGTGTGGGAAACAGAAGCAAGTTGAGGAAATGGTTGGGAATCCCTGTTAGAACTCTAGAAATTCTAATCTGATtttgccactgtgcccagctctgccCCAGAGGGTAGAGTGCCTCCTGTGGAAGTTTAGGGGCAAATTTGTTCCCTGACCTGGAGAGGGTTAGAAAGAACCAACAGctgccccctccccgccccagtGTTGAGACAGGTTCTCAAGGCTCAGGGGAAGATGCATACCTCCTATGTAAGAATGCTTTTCCCTTGCTGTTATTCATACACACTTTCCACTTCAAATATACCCAAATATGGCTTTCCTCCCCTCTCAGGCTTTATTGGGCTTTATTTGTGGGAGAAAGGGGCTGGTCCCCAGTTTTTGCAGTGCAAAGCCAGAGCGCCACCTGCTGGTAGCCCTCAGGTGTAGGTTCGAAGCTGCTGGGGCCCCCTGGGGTTTGGGACACAGGAGAATTTCAGGCTGTGAGTGGAGACAGTTACTGCCACGATTCCACAGGCAAGTTGTTCACCTCAAAGATCTCCTGCACCGACTGGTGAAAGTGGTTGTAGGTGAGGCGCAGCTTTAGTCGTAGGGGGGCCTAGAAATGGGAGAGCGGGGACCAGGGTTAGCACCCATGGCTTCTTCTACCCCTGGGTCTTGTCTTGGGGGAACTCCTGAAGCTCACCTTGTTAGGATTGAGGATTCTGAAGAGCTGGGTGATAGGAAGGCCACCCCGAGCTGGAACTGTGTTCCCACTGGGGGCctgcagctgcagctggagaCTCTGAACACAGGAGTTTAACAGAGCACAGTGTGGCAGTAGGTAGGGCTCAGGCAGCCCCTCTACACTCAGTGGCTCCACACCCTTTTCCTGTAACTCCCCAAGTGCTGATCTCCAGATGACTCAATCCCATCTCACACTGtctcccacccacctcctccaCTTAGTGGCCTTTTCTCCTGGAGTCCCCAAGCCACCTCTGAACTCTGATCTTTACAAACCTTGGGCACAGCAGCCTGGCAGATGAAATGGGTGACATCACCCTCTGAGAAGTTGGTGGCAGTGACGGTGATTAACAGCAAAGCAGGGTTTTCAGGGGGTCGAATGAAAGACAGATTCAGCTGTACTCCCTCACGCTCAAACACTTTGAGATCTGGGATGGGAGCTAGAGTAGGGAGACAGAGGCGGTTCAGTGTGCAGGTTTGAGAGAacatgtttgttcattcattcaacaaaacttGAGTGAACACCTACTGGCCCTGCACTACTCGAAAGGCTAGTAACAAAGTAGACATGTAGATGAGGCTGGAGCTTACTGTCTAATGGGggagagaaacaataaaaaaagggccgggcatggtggcttatgcctgtaatcccagcactttgggaggctgaggcgggtggatcacctgaggcccggagtttgagaccagcctggccaacatggtgaaaccctgtctactaaaaatacaaaaagttagccgggtgtggtggctcgtgcctgtagttccagctgcttgggaggctgagacacgagaacagcttgaacccgggaggctgaggttgcagtgagccgagatcacgccactgcactccagcctgggtgacagagcaagactctgtctcaaaaaaaaaaaaaaagaaaaaaagcaagataatTACAGACCATAATAGATGCTATGAAGGAAGTAAGTCATGCCAGAATAACTGGGGAGAACTGACTTAAATAGGAGTGGTAGGGGAAGGCATCTGACATTTTAGCTGAAGCCTGAAGAGTGAGAATGAGCTGGTCATTTGATGTGCTggggaaagaacattccatgtaaaaaagaacatgaaatgCCAAGGGTGGGAGGGTGTGAGGAGCTGAGAAGGGGGCAGTGAGTGGGTAGTGGGAAAGTGGTATAAGAAGGGTTGGGGAGGAAGAAGGGCCCTGTAGGCCAGGGAAAGAAGTCTGGAACAAAGGGAAGACAGGTGACCATGATTGACTTCATTCTTTTACCTCCTGAGATGGTGATGGGATGGGGGACACACAGGAAGAAGCAGGGTCCATGAGCCTCAGCCCTTGGCTTAGGAGGAGAAGCAGTACATTTCTACCTACCTTCTCTAAGACATCTCTCCTTTGCTTAGGCTTACCTGGGGATGGAGGTGCACAGGGAAGGTCAAGCAGGTGTACCAGGGCACCTCCTGGGGATGGGTCCAGAGGGGGAGGATGCTGGACATCCCCAGAAGTCCCATCCAGGAGATCTAGCAGATCCAGGAGCTGTGAGGCCTGGCAGAAGGGACAGAAGGGGCAGGGCTGGGTATGAAGCTCAGCCTGTCTTCCTACCCCAGAGTTTCTAGCCTTCTCACCTGGGGCTCTGTGGGCACTGGAGCTGCTTCTGAAAGCTGGGCTGCTTCTTTGCTTTCCTTTGCTTCCTCATCAGCCTGAGGGCCATCTCGCTCCACAAGAGGCATTTTTTCCAGGATGGCAGCCCTGAGAGGATGGAATGCAAGTGTGCCTCTCTGTGGTCTCTGGGCCTTTCACAAGAGGCATCTAGGATGAGGACTAGGAACATGGACCCCTGGGCACATGGTGACTCAGAAGTACCCTTCTGATTTCCTAAAATGACATGTTGTTGCTGATTTTCAGATGAACAAGGAGGGTTGGAAGCCAGCTTAGCTTCAATTAACAGTGGGTGGGAAGCTCTCACCGTGGATGTGGAAGAACACAGGTGAGGATGAGGCCCTTGTACCTAGAAAAGGGCATTTGGGAGAGGGCAGGGGTTTGGGTCCCATGCTGCAGCACAGTGCTGGACACACCTCATGTGGTCGTATTTCCGGAAGAGTGTGTCATACTCCACAGCCCGCTGCTGCAGCTCCACGTCCAAGCAGCTCCCGTAGATGGACACCACCTGGCGGATGCGGCTGGGCCAGTGTAGTATGTAAGTGGCAATGGCAGTGTGCCACTGCAGGATGTGGCAGGAAGGAAAGGCCCACGGAGCAGGGAAATACCCAGATTTGGCTCAAAAACAAGAACCTAAGGGCTGGGGGGTAGGGAGGGCTGGGTATGTATGCCTGGAAAGAAACTCAGAAATGGGTGGGCCCAGTGACAGGCCATCTCTCAAGGGGCTGGGACCCCTTCTTACTTGTTGTCCCCACAGAGGCGAGTGCTGAGCTTCATGAGGGCCGTGAGGGCATATCCTCGAGTGGCTGGCAGGGACATATGGGACTGCAGCACCTTTTCCAGCAATGCCAGCACTTCCTCTTCGTCCACCTTCAGACATGGATACAGTTAGTGGCCCTGGTGCAAGTCCTGTCCCCCTGATGAGTCCCTCCTCAGTGTACCCCCAATGAGGTCTCACCTGAAGGGGCTCAATCTCCTCGCAGTTCCCCGCCAGCAGGAGGTCCCCATACTCCCCAATGCACCAGGCTGCCACCTGCACCAGTGGTTGCTACATGGGATAAGAAACTGCTgggctggccgggcatggtggctcacgcctgtaatcccagcacattgggaggctgaggcgggaggatcgcttgagaccaggagttcaagaccagcctgggcaacagagcgagaccccccatctctattaaaaaaaaaaaaaaagagagagagaaagaaagaaacactgcTGGGCCAGTGTCTGAGGTCCCCTCCTCACTTCCAGACCTGGCAATATCCCTTTAGGCAGTGCAAAGATGGTGGGGGGTTGGAGGGGTGGGGAAAGGGAAGTTTGTTACCTGGCTCCCACTGCCCTCTGGTGGCCAAGCATCAGAACTACATGGCCTAACCACACAGAATGGAAATGTGAGAGGGTCCCTCCCTTGTGGAAGGGGTGGATGCTTTCTGCCCACCCTATTTAATTAAGATGGAAAAGGGGGCTATAGATACTGGCTGGCCTTGTTAATTCATTCAGCATTCAAGGTAATAATAAAACCTCATAAACACAGGAGCTTTAATCTCAAGGCATTTCTAAGAGGCAGTCAGGGTACATGGAGCATAAGGGAAGTTAGTCATCTGTAGTTACATAACCAGGAGGTACCAGAGTCAGGACAAAAGCCCAGATGTTCTTAAAAACAGGGCTCTGTGCTCGGATGTCTTCTGCACTATGTAAGTAGCTGTGACCTTGAGAGAAAAATTGGAATCTAGTGTAGGGAGGAGGTGGCCCAGGATGGGCAAGGGAGTGGTTGGGCAGCCCTGGGCCTAGGTAGGTGGGAATGGTACCTGGGAAATGTTTTCTGCCAGGGCATTGTAGAGGCGGCGCACAGAGTAGGCATGTAGCTCCTGGGCCCCCCCAATCAGCTGGGTCAGGTTGGCCACTGCATCATCCTGCACGTGGGTGCCCGCCTGGAAGGTGTGGGCATGGCCAAGTCAGTGTGGTGAATCCTGACCACTTCTGCCCAGCTCTCTGACTGGCCCCTGCCTCACCGTTGTCAGCACATGCAggatggtgtctatgtgccagcGTTTGGTTGGAGCAAACCTAGGGGATATATGGCTCATCAGTCCTGGTACTGACCCTCCCCAGATTCTACCCTCTTTGACTCCTGGGCACCTCACCTCTCTGCAGCCAGCAGGATGCCTGAGGCACAGTCAGCCCGTAGGTCAGGAGGGCAGGACTCCAGAAAGGCCTGCAGCTCTTGCATCATGGCTCGCACGTTGGAGCTATTTACCAGAGCCAGGCTCAGTTCCAGGGCTCTCCTGGCAGGAGAAAGAGGTTTCCATGTAGGTAGCCCAGGTCATCCTGGTCCATGCCTCAGGCCCTCTGCTTCCCCAGGGACCTGTCTCCCTCAGTCCCCTTACTCCAGCTGCTCTAAGCTGGCTCAAGTCTTGGCCACAAGGCACTGGGAACCTCTGCCCTGCTGTCCTGTCCCCTCTATCACTGCTCACCGGCTGAGGGAGGCATCAGTTTCCCGTAGACATTCCACCACAGTGGGCCGATGCCGCTGCACAGCACTGTGATCAGACTGCACCAGTCGAAGCAGTGATGTCAGGGCTACATACCTGGTCAGGATGGGGGAGGTTCTATCATACCATGGCCATCAGCCCCCACTCCCCGTCCTGTCCTGGGTATAGGGATGAGATAAGAGAGAAATGGATCAGGAGGCTTTGGAGGAAGGAGGGCAGAGGGCCAGGGGATCAGTGGCACAGCCTAGGTAGACAGTTGGGACTATTACCTAATGTTCCTGTCACTGTTGAGTAGGAAGCGGCCAAGAATGTTGACAGCTAGAACCTATGAGAGGCAGAAGTTGGGGTCAGTCAGGAAAGGAGCAACCTGCTCAGCCATTGAGGAGTGGGAACACATTGGCGCAAGATGATGGGGCTAGGAGGAAGAAACCAGCAAGCAGGACCTGTGTGGGTGAGGTGGTGGGCGGGGCCATAGTGGGAGAGGCATAAGGGATGATACCCGTAGGCCAGCTGCAGAGCGGATGTCCATGATGGTGAGTACTGTCTCAAACAGGACCGCATTTCCAGCATTTCGGCTGGTGTCTGTGTTAGTGGCCACCTGAGTGGATGAGAGAGGAGATGTATCTGCTCAAGGCCCTCCTCAGGTCtcctttttttgatacagggtctcactctgtcgcccacagctcactgtagccttgacctcccaggctcaggtgatcctcctgcctcagcctcctgagtggctgggactagaggcacacgcCAACAAGCCCAGGTAATTCTCAGGATTCTTGAAGGACTCCAACATGTCATCTGTCCATCCTTCAACCATCCAACAAAGTTCCCTGAGcctctactatgtgccagggccAGCCTGGGCACTGGGGCAATAGCACTAAGACAGACTGTGTCCCTTCTTCATGGAGTTCACTGTCTAGAGGAGATGGAGAGGCAATTATATGGCCACTGCACAGTGAGGAGTCATGTGAGGGGCACCCAGGGCTGGTGGGGTCTCCAAGCAACACAGCTAACCAGTGCCCTCCCAGGCCCCACCTGGGCCAGCAAGTCATTCATGGTCTCACTGCTGTCCTCATGGTTCCGGCCCAGGATCCGAAGCAGACGAAGTATCTGGACCTGAGGTTGGGTTGAAAATGGAAAGTTGGAGGGGTTCATAGGATAACAAGTCATGGGGCTGAGGAGAAAACTCCAACATGGAGGACAGCACTGTGAGGGTCTGGCTCGCTCCCTAGAGTCTTCCCCCACCTCCTCACCTCCATAGGTCCCTTGGTCGTGGGAGGGGAACAGAGGTGTGTGAGGCCAGGGGAGTTTAGGACAGGcttaaaaaaattgttaccaAACTGTATTTTCCTGACTTTTAGGCATTCCCTCTCCCCTCACAGGTCCTAAGATGACCTGAGCAATCCTGTGCCTGCTACTCTGCTGCCCAGGACACTGAGAGAACCAGTGTTCTCTGGGAGGAAACCACTGGTCATGGTCTTACTGCTATGCCCTCTCTGATccagggatacagcagtgaaagGTCACCCCACCTGCAGGAAGGGGTCGCTGACTCCAGATATGCTGTGTTCTGTGGAGTATCCCGTTGTCACCAGAGTCCGGAGGATCTGTACCAGCTGGGGTACCACCTGGAGGGAGGGCACAACTTTGGGCATTTGTTCTAATCCTCTCCAGCTAAAGCCCCATTCCTTCCCCACTGACCCTCTCTTCCAGGCCCAGGGCCTGCCCCTTTACCAGCCCACCTTTCGGAAGTGCCTGAGGGCTGCAGGGCTTCGTTCGCAGAGCTCCGTGATCAGCGTGATGGTGCCCAGCAGGATGCCTGGGGTCAGGGTCGGGGAAGTGAATGGTGGGGGCCAGGGGCAAGAGAGTCTAttgcgtgtgtgcctgtgtgtgtgcactaCCCTTCTCCTGTGAGCTGGGGTTCCCATCCGATTTTCAATTCTTCTGTCCATAGAGCTGAAGCAAAGGATGGGGAGCCCCACAGCCTTACCATGGTGACGCTCATGAAGCAGTTGAGCACAGGGTGGGAGGAAGACACTGGAGAGTTCAGGGACCTTCCGGATCATGTGCACTGCAGTCAGAATAGCCTGCAGAGGTCAGGGGCCTCAGACAGGGGTCAGAGGGGATGGACCCCTGCATCTACTACTATATGGCACGCAGCAGGCAGTGTGCAGGAGCAAGTGCCAAGAGTCCCGCCATCTCACCTTCTTGCGCACGTAGGGACTGGGCTGCAGGAGCAGTTTCTCCACTTCTGGGGCCAGGTCTCGGCACATCTCAGCAGAGCCCATGGTGCTCAAAGTGCACAAGGCCAGGCCTTGTACTGGCTGAATCCCCTGGCTCAGGTCACTGCAGGGTTTGGGAGGATGGTCAGTCAAACCTCTGAGAAAATCAGTCCTTTTCAATACCCACAACAGGCAGTCCCCTGGGATTTCCAAGGTCCCTACTCTCCCATCTCCCTGATTCCAGGTGATTGCCAGAACCCTCTCACTTCTTGATGCTGTTGGTAATGAGCAGGTGGGCATCGTGCCTCTCATCCAATAGAAGCATGGCCCCCAGGTAGCCCACCCTCTTGTCTGTGAATCTGGAGGAGGCGATCAGTTTCAGGCACTCCATCTATAGTGAAGGGGGCAGACCAGGAAGAGGCAGGGGTGAAACCATAGACACTCACATCCCTGTTCCATCTTCCTCTTTAAAACCAGATTAACCTGTGGGGCATCATATCTCATCACTCTCCCTTCAACAAGAGGAGAAGCTTAGGAAATTCAGGCGTTAGTGGGTAGGAGGACCTAGGAGTTGAGGAGGATGGGAGCGGAGAGGAGGAGATGCCTGCCCTAAAGGGGCTGGCCAGAGAATGAAGGGTTCAGGCCAGCTGATGACCAGTAGGGGTAGCAATGGGGAAAGAGGTTTGCAGTGCAGGCTGTGAAGACTCTGAAATTGTAGAATTTAAAAAACCAGGGCGTAAACAGGTGACAGAGTCTGGGACTCTGCCCCACTAGCCTTCATCAAGCTCAGGAGGGAGGTATTCCTGGCCAGTACCTGTCCAAAGTGGGCGGGGTAGCCCAACATGTGGACGTAGAGCAGTTTGGCCAGCTGCCGGTGCCTGTGCACTGGGTCCCCGTCGCGGAAGGAGGCCCGGATGTGGGCACACTCCTTTTGGATCACCTCCCGCTCCTGGGCCTGAGTCTTGGCCCCGCGAATCTCTTCGATGAGGTCCTGAAGCTTCAGCGAAGGCACCACCATCCTGACTGGCAGAGTCCGGGAGTGGAGAAACACTCTCTGGCCGGGCGTGCCTGGGCTTTCGGCCCAGGCCCGTCCTGTGTCAAGAGCCTAAGGGCCCGGGTCCCACAGGTACCCTAAAATTGCGCCCGCATTTTACCTTTCCCGAAGTGGGTCGCCAAATTCCGCGCCCACCCCACCGCCCGAGAAGCCCACTACGCATGCGTCCGCACCCCACCGGCGCCCCTTCCTACTGAGCATGCGCCGGAGCCCCACCTATTTCTCTGTCCCGTTTCCTCCCCCTACCTGGTACCCCATCCCTAGCTCAGCCATTGCTTTCTTTCCACGACCCTCCGCTGTTTCTTCCGCGAGCTTCCTCCCCCGATTTCCATCTCAGGCAGTGGCAGCGGCAGCGACAGCCTGCCTACCCCAGGACTCCAGCCTCACCTGGCTTCTGCCTTAACTCCGCTCCTCTGCCCCCCAGCGCTTCCTGGTACGGGGCCGAGCAGGGGTTGGTGCTCCGTGCGGTCCTTCCCTCTCCCCGCCTCCACCAC
It includes:
- the AP1G2 gene encoding AP-1 complex subunit gamma-like 2 isoform X4 → MVVPSLKLQDLIEEIRGAKTQAQEREVIQKECAHIRASFRDGDPVHRHRQLAKLLYVHMLGYPAHFGQMECLKLIASSRFTDKRVGYLGAMLLLDERHDAHLLITNSIKNDLSQGIQPVQGLALCTLSTMGSAEMCRDLAPEVEKLLLQPSPYVRKKAILTAVHMIRKVPELSSVFLPPCAQLLHERHHGILLGTITLITELCERSPAALRHFRKVVPQLVQILRTLVTTGYSTEHSISGVSDPFLQVQILRLLRILGRNHEDSSETMNDLLAQVATNTDTSRNAGNAVLFETVLTIMDIRSAAGLRVLAVNILGRFLLNSDRNIRYVALTSLLRLVQSDHSAVQRHRPTVVECLRETDASLSRRALELSLALVNSSNVRAMMQELQAFLESCPPDLRADCASGILLAAERFAPTKRWHIDTILHVLTTAGTHVQDDAVANLTQLIGGAQELHAYSVRRLYNALAENISQQPLVQVAAWCIGEYGDLLLAGNCEEIEPLQVDEEEVLALLEKVLQSHMSLPATRGYALTALMKLSTRLCGDNNRIRQVVSIYGSCLDVELQQRAVEYDTLFRKYDHMRAAILEKMPLVERDGPQADEEAKESKEAAQLSEAAPVPTEPQASQLLDLLDLLDGTSGDVQHPPPLDPSPGGALVHLLDLPCAPPSPAPIPDLKVFEREGVQLNLSFIRPPENPALLLITVTATNFSEGDVTHFICQAAVPKSLQLQLQAPSGNTVPARGGLPITQLFRILNPNKAPLRLKLRLTYNHFHQSVQEIFEVNNLPVESWQ
- the AP1G2 gene encoding AP-1 complex subunit gamma-like 2 isoform X5; translated protein: MLSRKGRRWGADACVVGFSGGGVGAEFGDPLRERMVVPSLKLQDLIEEIRGAKTQAQEREVIQKECAHIRASFRDGDPVHRHRQLAKLLYVHMLGYPAHFGQMECLKLIASSRFTDKRVGYLGAMLLLDERHDAHLLITNSIKNDLSQGIQPVQGLALCTLSTMGSAEMCRDLAPEVEKLLLQPSPYVRKKAILTAVHMIRKVPELSSVFLPPCAQLLHERHHGILLGTITLITELCERSPAALRHFRKVVPQLVQILRTLVTTGYSTEHSISGVSDPFLQVQILRLLRILGRNHEDSSETMNDLLAQVATNTDTSRNAGNAVLFETVLTIMDIRSAAGLRVLAVNILGRFLLNSDRNIRYVALTSLLRLVQSDHSAVQRHRPTVVECLRETDASLSRRALELSLALVNSSNVRAMMQELQAFLESCPPDLRADCASGILLAAERFAPTKRWHIDTILHVLTTAGTHVQDDAVANLTQLIGGAQELHAYSVRRLYNALAENISQQPLVQVAAWCIGEYGDLLLAGNCEEIEPLQVDEEEVLALLEKVLQSHMSLPATRGYALTALMKLSTRLCGDNKAAILEKMPLVERDGPQADEEAKESKEAAQLSEAAPVPTEPQASQLLDLLDLLDGTSGDVQHPPPLDPSPGGALVHLLDLPCAPPSPAPIPDLKVFEREGVQLNLSFIRPPENPALLLITVTATNFSEGDVTHFICQAAVPKSLQLQLQAPSGNTVPARGGLPITQLFRILNPNKAPLRLKLRLTYNHFHQSVQEIFEVNNLPVESWQ
- the AP1G2 gene encoding AP-1 complex subunit gamma-like 2 isoform X1, which codes for MLSRKGRRWGADACVVGFSGGGVGAEFGDPLRERMVVPSLKLQDLIEEIRGAKTQAQEREVIQKECAHIRASFRDGDPVHRHRQLAKLLYVHMLGYPAHFGQMECLKLIASSRFTDKRVGYLGAMLLLDERHDAHLLITNSIKNDLSQGIQPVQGLALCTLSTMGSAEMCRDLAPEVEKLLLQPSPYVRKKAILTAVHMIRKVPELSSVFLPPCAQLLHERHHGKAVGLPILCFSSMDRRIENRMGTPAHRRRVVHTHRHTRNRLSCPWPPPFTSPTLTPGILLGTITLITELCERSPAALRHFRKVVPQLVQILRTLVTTGYSTEHSISGVSDPFLQVQILRLLRILGRNHEDSSETMNDLLAQVATNTDTSRNAGNAVLFETVLTIMDIRSAAGLRVLAVNILGRFLLNSDRNIRYVALTSLLRLVQSDHSAVQRHRPTVVECLRETDASLSRRALELSLALVNSSNVRAMMQELQAFLESCPPDLRADCASGILLAAERFAPTKRWHIDTILHVLTTAGTHVQDDAVANLTQLIGGAQELHAYSVRRLYNALAENISQQPLVQVAAWCIGEYGDLLLAGNCEEIEPLQVDEEEVLALLEKVLQSHMSLPATRGYALTALMKLSTRLCGDNNRIRQVVSIYGSCLDVELQQRAVEYDTLFRKYDHMRAAILEKMPLVERDGPQADEEAKESKEAAQLSEAAPVPTEPQASQLLDLLDLLDGTSGDVQHPPPLDPSPGGALVHLLDLPCAPPSPAPIPDLKVFEREGVQLNLSFIRPPENPALLLITVTATNFSEGDVTHFICQAAVPKSLQLQLQAPSGNTVPARGGLPITQLFRILNPNKAPLRLKLRLTYNHFHQSVQEIFEVNNLPVESWQ
- the AP1G2 gene encoding AP-1 complex subunit gamma-like 2 isoform X3, yielding MLSRKGRRWGADACVVGFSGGGVGAEFGDPLRERMVVPSLKLQDLIEEIRGAKTQAQEREVIQKECAHIRASFRDGDPVHRHRQLAKLLYVHMLGYPAHFGQMECLKLIASSRFTDKRVGYLGAMLLLDERHDAHLLITNSIKNDLSQGIQPVQGLALCTLSTMGSAEMCRDLAPEVEKLLLQPSPYVRKKAILTAVHMIRKVPELSSVFLPPCAQLLHERHHGILLGTITLITELCERSPAALRHFRKVVPQLVQILRTLVTTGYSTEHSISGVSDPFLQVQILRLLRILGRNHEDSSETMNDLLAQVATNTDTSRNAGNAVLFETVLTIMDIRSAAGLRVLAVNILGRFLLNSDRNIRYVALTSLLRLVQSDHSAVQRHRPTVVECLRETDASLSRRALELSLALVNSSNVRAMMQELQAFLESCPPDLRADCASGILLAAERFAPTKRWHIDTILHVLTTAGTHVQDDAVANLTQLIGGAQELHAYSVRRLYNALAENISQQPLVQVAAWCIGEYGDLLLAGNCEEIEPLQVDEEEVLALLEKVLQSHMSLPATRGYALTALMKLSTRLCGDNNRIRQVVSIYGSCLDVELQQRAVEYDTLFRKYDHMRAAILEKMPLVERDGPQADEEAKESKEAAQLSEAAPVPTEPQASQLLDLLDLLDGTSGDVQHPPPLDPSPGGALVHLLDLPCAPPSPAPIPDLKVFEREGVQLNLSFIRPPENPALLLITVTATNFSEGDVTHFICQAAVPKSLQLQLQAPSGNTVPARGGLPITQLFRILNPNKAPLRLKLRLTYNHFHQSVQEIFEVNNLPVESWQ
- the AP1G2 gene encoding AP-1 complex subunit gamma-like 2 isoform X2, which produces MVVPSLKLQDLIEEIRGAKTQAQEREVIQKECAHIRASFRDGDPVHRHRQLAKLLYVHMLGYPAHFGQMECLKLIASSRFTDKRVGYLGAMLLLDERHDAHLLITNSIKNDLSQGIQPVQGLALCTLSTMGSAEMCRDLAPEVEKLLLQPSPYVRKKAILTAVHMIRKVPELSSVFLPPCAQLLHERHHGKAVGLPILCFSSMDRRIENRMGTPAHRRRVVHTHRHTRNRLSCPWPPPFTSPTLTPGILLGTITLITELCERSPAALRHFRKVVPQLVQILRTLVTTGYSTEHSISGVSDPFLQVQILRLLRILGRNHEDSSETMNDLLAQVATNTDTSRNAGNAVLFETVLTIMDIRSAAGLRVLAVNILGRFLLNSDRNIRYVALTSLLRLVQSDHSAVQRHRPTVVECLRETDASLSRRALELSLALVNSSNVRAMMQELQAFLESCPPDLRADCASGILLAAERFAPTKRWHIDTILHVLTTAGTHVQDDAVANLTQLIGGAQELHAYSVRRLYNALAENISQQPLVQVAAWCIGEYGDLLLAGNCEEIEPLQVDEEEVLALLEKVLQSHMSLPATRGYALTALMKLSTRLCGDNNRIRQVVSIYGSCLDVELQQRAVEYDTLFRKYDHMRAAILEKMPLVERDGPQADEEAKESKEAAQLSEAAPVPTEPQASQLLDLLDLLDGTSGDVQHPPPLDPSPGGALVHLLDLPCAPPSPAPIPDLKVFEREGVQLNLSFIRPPENPALLLITVTATNFSEGDVTHFICQAAVPKSLQLQLQAPSGNTVPARGGLPITQLFRILNPNKAPLRLKLRLTYNHFHQSVQEIFEVNNLPVESWQ